From the Desulfovibrio sp. JC010 genome, one window contains:
- a CDS encoding diguanylate cyclase: MNIENLMRRIAELEGELEFKTLLADSSSEAIGVFDENVCCVAVNREVLKVLGYTHDEVIGMGGLDFIAEDYRGLVKENIVEMFEEPYFVMGRRKDGSTFPAEIRGRTVVVREKQYRISAIRDISYLKATEMELRETLHELKIIFESSRVGMMFLQGGRVLKRANQALADILGYDSPEEMVGLGMGDLHLSEKKFHEFGEQYYNALEARAQVNIEYQLRRKDGKSLWCSLSGQAVDVNKPADLNRGVLWVVDDISFRKVEEERLVLLATTDSLTGALNRREFFRQLDLRNQKDKRSSPGPCMLMIDLDHFKSINDTYGHEGGDEVLKFFADSCRSIVRDKDLFARLGGEEFAIFLPGTDLGGGIAVAERLRRTMEDNEVSVSGGSIRCTASVGVASVNSRSLDPERLLRMADLALYNAKSSGRNRVCFYD, translated from the coding sequence ATGAACATAGAAAATCTAATGAGGCGCATTGCCGAACTGGAAGGGGAGCTTGAGTTTAAAACATTGCTGGCGGACTCCTCATCGGAAGCTATCGGGGTCTTTGATGAAAATGTCTGTTGTGTGGCAGTGAACAGGGAGGTGCTTAAAGTTCTGGGGTATACCCACGATGAAGTAATCGGGATGGGCGGTCTGGATTTTATTGCCGAAGATTATCGCGGTCTGGTGAAAGAAAATATCGTGGAAATGTTTGAGGAGCCGTATTTTGTGATGGGCAGGCGTAAGGACGGTTCTACTTTCCCGGCAGAAATCCGCGGGCGTACAGTTGTAGTGCGTGAAAAACAATACCGTATCTCAGCCATCCGCGATATCTCCTATCTGAAAGCAACAGAAATGGAGTTGCGCGAAACCCTGCATGAATTAAAAATAATATTTGAAAGCAGCAGGGTCGGGATGATGTTTCTGCAGGGCGGGCGGGTCCTGAAAAGAGCCAATCAGGCCCTTGCCGATATTTTGGGGTATGATTCTCCCGAAGAAATGGTCGGCCTAGGCATGGGTGACTTGCATCTTTCCGAAAAGAAATTTCATGAGTTCGGCGAGCAGTATTATAACGCCCTTGAGGCTCGTGCGCAGGTGAATATTGAATACCAGTTGCGGAGGAAAGACGGAAAATCCTTATGGTGTTCCCTTTCCGGGCAGGCCGTGGATGTAAATAAACCTGCGGATTTGAATCGTGGTGTGCTCTGGGTGGTGGATGATATTTCTTTCCGAAAGGTTGAAGAAGAGCGTCTTGTTCTGCTGGCAACCACGGACAGTCTGACCGGGGCTTTGAACCGCAGAGAGTTTTTCCGTCAGCTTGATTTGCGCAACCAAAAAGATAAGCGCAGCTCTCCAGGGCCGTGCATGCTGATGATCGACCTTGATCATTTTAAAAGTATTAATGATACATATGGTCATGAGGGCGGGGATGAAGTTCTGAAGTTTTTTGCAGATTCCTGCCGGAGCATTGTCCGCGACAAGGATTTGTTTGCCCGTCTGGGCGGTGAGGAATTTGCAATTTTCCTGCCCGGCACTGATTTGGGCGGAGGTATTGCTGTGGCGGAGCGTCTGCGAAGAACAATGGAAGACAACGAAGTCTCTGTTTCAGGGGGCAGTATCCGTTGTACCGCAAGCGTCGGCGTTGCTTCGGTAAATTCACGCAGCCTTGATCCGGAGCGGTTGCTGCGTATGGCCGATTTGGCCTTGTATAATGCCAAAAGTTCCGGGCGTAACAGGGTCTGCTTTTATGATTAA
- a CDS encoding PilZ domain-containing protein, producing the protein MNRSAERRKHTRIELGSINGFFRQCDIAASSSGRDLDITILNISTQGMKFILNSRADSSGINPDDEIFIRGCIFNDNIGFLSSQKAVTVWQEDSLYGVKFTPALDIDHTTLAEMMT; encoded by the coding sequence ATGAATAGATCAGCTGAAAGACGCAAACATACAAGAATTGAACTTGGCTCCATAAACGGATTCTTCCGGCAATGCGATATTGCCGCATCATCGTCCGGTCGGGACCTTGACATCACCATCCTGAATATATCCACTCAGGGAATGAAATTTATACTCAACTCCAGAGCTGATTCCAGCGGGATCAATCCGGATGATGAAATATTCATCCGCGGCTGCATTTTCAATGATAATATCGGATTTCTGAGCAGCCAGAAGGCGGTTACCGTATGGCAGGAGGATTCACTTTACGGAGTAAAATTCACCCCGGCCCTTGATATTGACCACACCACACTTGCAGAAATGATGACCTAA
- the metC gene encoding cystathionine beta-lyase gives MKKSTTLVNAGKAEAREFIDTINPPLHRASTVLFDSYADMLKANKGEFEGVEYGTCGLAAQNAFEAAMVELEGAHGCKAYQSGIAAIAMVLMAYTKQGDHILICDNVYGPTRHFCDGFLSKYGVETDYFPSDSGADIAGYIRENTKLLFLESPGSNTFEIQDIAAVSEICRSKGVVSVIDNTWATPLYFNPFEHGVDVSIQSCTKYITGHSDILLGTVSTNEQSWAALEKCSGIFEAFAAQEDCYQALRGLRTLKVRLKAHEESAFEIAKWLENHEMVESVIHPALESHPQHDLWKQYFKGASGLFAFTLKDEYEDMDHSPFVDNLELFGLGYSWGGYKSLITGGKFRRTNPFGYEGKTIFRLNIGLEDVEDLKADLAQGLERLKG, from the coding sequence ATGAAAAAATCCACCACTCTGGTCAATGCGGGCAAAGCCGAAGCCCGTGAATTTATAGATACTATCAATCCGCCCCTGCACCGCGCTTCCACTGTTCTTTTTGATTCCTACGCTGATATGCTTAAAGCCAACAAAGGCGAGTTTGAAGGAGTGGAGTACGGGACCTGCGGTCTGGCTGCCCAGAACGCTTTTGAAGCCGCCATGGTTGAGCTGGAGGGTGCGCACGGCTGTAAAGCGTATCAGTCAGGCATAGCCGCTATTGCCATGGTGCTTATGGCTTACACAAAGCAGGGCGACCATATTCTTATTTGCGATAATGTCTATGGCCCGACACGTCATTTCTGTGATGGTTTTCTTTCCAAATACGGTGTTGAAACAGATTATTTCCCATCTGATTCCGGGGCAGATATAGCCGGGTACATCCGTGAGAACACAAAGCTTCTGTTTCTGGAATCCCCCGGTTCAAATACTTTTGAGATTCAAGATATTGCTGCTGTCAGTGAAATATGCCGATCCAAAGGTGTGGTTTCTGTCATTGATAATACCTGGGCAACTCCATTATATTTCAACCCCTTTGAGCATGGGGTTGATGTTTCCATTCAGTCCTGCACCAAGTACATCACTGGGCATTCTGATATCCTTCTGGGCACGGTTTCCACTAATGAGCAGAGTTGGGCAGCCCTTGAAAAATGTTCCGGAATTTTTGAAGCTTTTGCGGCTCAGGAAGATTGCTATCAGGCTTTGCGCGGCTTGCGGACTCTGAAAGTTCGCCTCAAGGCCCATGAGGAATCCGCTTTTGAAATTGCCAAATGGCTGGAAAATCATGAAATGGTAGAATCTGTGATCCATCCGGCTCTGGAAAGCCACCCTCAACATGATCTCTGGAAGCAGTATTTCAAAGGGGCGAGCGGTCTCTTCGCATTTACCCTTAAAGATGAATATGAAGATATGGATCATTCGCCGTTTGTGGACAATCTGGAGTTGTTTGGCCTCGGTTACAGCTGGGGAGGCTACAAAAGCTTGATTACCGGAGGTAAGTTCAGGCGAACAAATCCTTTCGGTTACGAAGGCAAAACCATTTTCAGGCTGAACATCGGACTGGAAGATGTGGAAGATTTGAAGGCTGATCTGGCGCAGGGGCTGGAGAGGTTGAAAGGATAA
- a CDS encoding DUF4136 domain-containing protein gives MRKLFVVFALLAVMLSGCVYVNMDVENRPVKGTDFSQLKTFAFKQKSDSKKDLEAILLNSAKLELEAKGFRYDPAAPDFVVVVNFGSKAFMERGVTYKREANEFDYISSQTYTEIGVVKDADAPRVDNTVRIYLMTPEEEGMKTYLWRGKAVSQDREGLDIVGRCLVKGALLKFPAASGSFKEKLNVKDCE, from the coding sequence GTGAGGAAGTTATTTGTTGTTTTTGCCCTGCTCGCAGTGATGCTTTCCGGGTGTGTGTATGTGAATATGGATGTTGAGAACAGACCTGTTAAAGGTACTGATTTCAGCCAGCTGAAAACTTTTGCTTTCAAGCAGAAAAGCGACTCCAAAAAGGATCTTGAAGCTATCCTGCTCAATAGTGCCAAGCTTGAGCTTGAAGCCAAAGGATTCCGCTACGATCCTGCAGCTCCTGATTTTGTGGTGGTTGTTAATTTCGGCTCCAAAGCTTTTATGGAAAGAGGGGTCACCTACAAAAGGGAAGCTAATGAATTCGATTACATAAGCAGTCAGACCTATACAGAAATCGGTGTGGTCAAGGATGCCGATGCTCCCCGTGTTGATAACACCGTGCGAATCTACCTGATGACCCCTGAAGAAGAAGGCATGAAAACCTATCTCTGGCGCGGTAAGGCTGTAAGTCAGGACCGCGAGGGGCTTGATATCGTAGGGCGTTGTCTGGTGAAAGGTGCTCTGCTGAAATTTCCGGCAGCAAGCGGCAGCTTCAAAGAAAAGCTGAATGTTAAGGATTGTGAATAA